The genome window TGGTGTGTGTTGAATTTTTGTAGGTGGTATAATCCAAAATGCAAAAGGACAAGCACCGGGGCAGGTACAAGAATCATAAATCCATaatttgtataaaaaaaaaaccatagtTTTTGAGAAAGAAACAttgtaaaaaaaacaacaaatGTTTTGGATTTCTTATAATAAAATCGCCATTTTAGGGAGCTTGGTGTGTAGCGAAACCATCGACCTCAGACAAAGAGTTACAGAACAACATCAATTACGCATGCACATACGTCGACTGTAGAATGATTCGGCCTGGAGGCGCGTGTTTTGAACCACAAACGCTAGTGAACAAAGCTTCGGTCGCCATGAATCTTTATTACCAGGCAAATGGAAGGAATTATTGGAACTGTGACTTTAAGGGATCTGGAATCATTGCTGTAACCGACCCGAGTATGTTGTTACTTGTTCATTATTGAATATGATTTTGGTTGATGATTGTGTTCATTTTTCAATTGTTTGCAGGCTATGGTGATTGCAAGTATTCGTTCAAGCAATAGAGGTTACTTGTGGCACGTTCGGTCCCTCATTCACGCTTTCTTGATGTCTCTTTGTGAGTTATAAGGATTAAAATTATAGCAATTTTTATGTTTCTGGGTTAGAATATTGTAATTCAACAATAAATTTCATGAGATTATATCCATGATGTGTGCCATCAACTCTTTGTTGACAAACTAACCACCATCAATGAGAAATTCATGGCATATTCATGACCATGGCTGGCTCTTCGGATGTGACTCTAACTGTGGGTGTTAATCGTGTCAGGTTAACAAGCTAAACCGTAGAAATAATCATGGCCTGTATAATTAATTATTCACATCAAAAAATATCAACCATACATACTTAAACTCACGTAACCCAAAGATTGACCTGTTTAACATGTTTTATCATATATGTTAAAGACGGGTTGGAATTATATAGTTTAGAATAGACCTGGCTATACCAACCCAGGGTATTAAAAATAACCTAATGGGTTGGTTAGTTTGGGCTGATTTAAAAGAAAGCGAGTAATCTGCCAGCTCAAACTGGGCAGGCCCAAAACACTTCACGGGTCAGAATGTCTAAACTTTAGACATGTCGTAGACGGATTGGCCTGTTTTTTTGGGTTGGAATTACTATCAAACACATAAGGACAAGTAGAGGGCTGAAGACCACACTAATTCATTGGAGTGACATGCCACTACCAATGTAAAGCAAGCACAAAGCAAGCCACAAAACCAAAAACCAAGACCAACTAATCAGCTAACAACTAGATATAAACATGAAACAAAACATCTATCTAATCGTCCAACATCACTTCCGCTGATGCAATCTTCCAATCTTTCAATATTCTTGTAACCCGATCATTCTTCTTAAACTTGAAAGAGTGTAGCTTCAATCTTACCGTTTCCACAATGAGTTCTTCTAGTTTCTCTGGCCGCCTTAATTGATTCTTGAAATATCTAGCATTCCTCTCTTGCCAAATGTAGTAAGCTGTAGCAGCCATAACTAACTTTGCAATCACAATCCGCGCTGATTTTGAAGTAGCTCTAGGAATCAACCACGTTGCAATATCATCCCATTTTCCTTGGATATGAGTCATTCCAAATTTGCTTCTCAACGAGCACCAAATCTGATTGGAGTAAGAACACTCAAAGAACAGATGATTATGAGAATCCATACCCTTTTTGCAAAGAAGACAACACATTAAGTTCATAGAGCCCGATGCCATATTCCACACGTGAATTCTATCTTGAGTGGACAGTTTCCTTCTAAAAATAAGCCAACACATAAAAGCATGCCTTGGAATAGAGAAAAACGACCAAACCAGATTATGCCAAGGACTTTCTTGGCCACGGCTTCGAAGAGCATCCCAAGCTAACCCAGTAGACAATTTGCTTACTTAAATGGGTTAAACAAGTCAAGACAAAAACGGTCCGTTGACTAA of Helianthus annuus cultivar XRQ/B chromosome 1, HanXRQr2.0-SUNRISE, whole genome shotgun sequence contains these proteins:
- the LOC110895939 gene encoding glucan endo-1,3-beta-glucosidase, which translates into the protein MTTVTPPRFPALLFFFLLIFGGIIQNAKGQAPGQGAWCVAKPSTSDKELQNNINYACTYVDCRMIRPGGACFEPQTLVNKASVAMNLYYQANGRNYWNCDFKGSGIIAVTDPSYGDCKYSFKQ